In Paenibacillus hexagrammi, the following are encoded in one genomic region:
- a CDS encoding TIM barrel protein, translating into MKYSICIGAYPGKDAVYHLEKIKEHDLQGLELYQWWNLGDLRTFAAEQQRIGKGIIATCTKVFNLVDPAFREAYVEGLRETIAACRMLHISSIITQTGSELPGIPREVQREAMIETLKRCAPLLEEANIVLEIEPLNGLVDHPGHFLQRSDESAAVIEAVGSRHVKLVFDVYHQQITEGNVIRNLTAYKEHIHHYHIADNPGRNEPGTGELNYIPILKAIQQTGFDGYVGLECKYSMDTDVAIEQFKERIASNI; encoded by the coding sequence ATGAAATATTCGATCTGTATCGGCGCTTATCCGGGCAAGGATGCTGTCTATCATTTGGAAAAAATCAAGGAGCACGATCTGCAGGGCCTTGAGCTCTATCAATGGTGGAATCTCGGGGATTTGCGCACGTTTGCGGCAGAACAGCAACGCATCGGCAAAGGCATTATTGCGACTTGTACGAAAGTCTTTAATCTGGTCGACCCAGCCTTTCGGGAGGCCTATGTGGAAGGTCTTCGCGAGACGATTGCGGCTTGCCGCATGCTTCATATTTCTTCGATCATTACACAAACCGGAAGTGAGCTCCCTGGCATTCCAAGAGAAGTTCAGAGAGAGGCGATGATTGAGACGCTAAAAAGATGCGCGCCGCTCCTTGAGGAGGCAAATATAGTGCTGGAAATCGAGCCGCTGAACGGCTTGGTGGACCACCCGGGTCACTTCCTTCAGAGGTCGGATGAATCGGCTGCGGTTATTGAGGCAGTGGGCAGCAGGCATGTGAAATTGGTGTTCGACGTGTACCATCAACAAATCACGGAAGGCAACGTCATACGCAATTTGACTGCGTACAAGGAGCATATTCACCACTATCATATTGCCGATAATCCGGGTAGAAATGAGCCGGGTACAGGCGAGCTGAACTATATCCCGATTTTGAAGGCGATTCAGCAAACAGGATTTGACGGCTATGTCGGTCTGGAGTGCAAATACTCGATGGACACGGATGTCGCTATTGAACAGTTTAAGGAGCGTATTGCTTCGAACATATAA
- a CDS encoding aldo/keto reductase translates to MRSITIEGLNRPVSQLIMGSDFFRLNNEDEVHSILEEYTAIGGNTIDTAFIYCGGESEQAIGKWLEATGSRERMNIFTKGAHHDQNGPRVTSEAIRSDLMTSLERLRTDYVDLYALHRDDPQVPVGPIIEALNEQLEAGTIRAFGASNWTHERIQEAADYAKQHQLTGFSFSSPNLSLAKANEPFWHGCVSADSKTLQWHEANQFPLLSWSAQARGFFTGRYTPEIRDNADLVRVFYSDDNWQRLRRAEQLAHEKGVSTIQIALAYVLNQPFPACALIGPRNGQEMRSCHEGAQLKLTSQEIAWLDLETEVR, encoded by the coding sequence ATGAGAAGCATTACTATCGAGGGGCTGAATCGTCCTGTCTCCCAATTGATTATGGGTTCGGATTTCTTCCGACTCAATAATGAAGATGAAGTACACAGCATCCTAGAAGAATACACAGCCATCGGCGGCAACACGATCGATACAGCCTTTATCTATTGCGGAGGCGAGAGTGAGCAAGCGATCGGCAAATGGCTGGAGGCCACAGGCAGCCGGGAGCGCATGAATATTTTTACCAAAGGCGCTCATCATGATCAGAACGGTCCAAGAGTAACCTCGGAAGCCATTCGTAGCGACCTTATGACTAGTCTGGAACGGTTGCGAACCGATTATGTGGATTTGTACGCACTGCATCGGGACGATCCGCAGGTACCGGTCGGACCTATTATTGAGGCACTGAATGAGCAGCTCGAGGCAGGAACCATCCGCGCCTTCGGAGCGTCCAACTGGACGCATGAGCGCATTCAAGAGGCAGCCGATTACGCGAAGCAGCATCAGCTGACCGGCTTCAGCTTCAGCAGCCCGAATCTGAGCCTTGCCAAAGCGAACGAACCGTTCTGGCATGGCTGCGTTTCCGCAGACAGTAAGACGCTGCAGTGGCATGAAGCGAATCAATTTCCTTTGCTGTCCTGGTCGGCTCAAGCAAGAGGATTTTTCACAGGGAGATACACGCCAGAGATTAGAGACAATGCCGACCTGGTCCGCGTATTTTACAGCGACGATAATTGGCAGCGGCTTCGCCGTGCCGAGCAGCTGGCTCATGAGAAAGGCGTAAGCACGATTCAAATCGCACTCGCTTACGTACTGAACCAGCCCTTCCCCGCTTGCGCGCTGATCGGTCCGCGTAATGGCCAGGAGATGAGGTCCTGCCATGAAGGTGCGCAGCTGAAGCTTACTTCGCAGGAAATAGCTTGGCTTGATTTGGAAACGGAAGTTAGATAG
- a CDS encoding Gfo/Idh/MocA family protein, translating into MSMSKLRWGILGCANIAIRACIPGIQNSETGVVTAIASRNLQKSKETAESLNIPTAYGTYEELLADPNVDAIYIPLPNHLHKEWTIRAAEAGKHVLCEKPASLTAAETEEMVAACEKAGVLFAEAFMYRHHPRYARVKEIIASGEIGEIRGIHAAFTFNNPDDAANVRFVKEMGGGSLYDVGCYPISAARMILGEEPEAVTTHAFFSPQHDNVDMMMSGLVEFSGGVALTFDCGMWADFRNTVEVLGTRGRIEIPSAFITPTEESGSFYVIGADGRREEQVPYLNQYALQADDIAYAAWGKKPMRFEPADAVKNMKVIDACLKSAEERSRIVLS; encoded by the coding sequence ATGTCTATGTCCAAACTGCGTTGGGGAATTCTCGGCTGTGCCAATATTGCGATTCGCGCCTGCATTCCAGGCATTCAAAATTCGGAAACCGGCGTCGTGACCGCCATTGCCAGCCGTAATCTGCAGAAATCCAAGGAGACTGCTGAATCCCTGAACATCCCTACAGCCTATGGCACCTATGAGGAGCTGCTTGCCGATCCGAACGTGGATGCTATTTACATACCGCTTCCCAATCATTTGCATAAGGAATGGACGATTCGAGCTGCTGAGGCAGGGAAGCATGTCCTGTGCGAAAAACCGGCCTCGTTAACAGCCGCCGAGACGGAAGAAATGGTCGCAGCCTGCGAGAAGGCCGGCGTACTGTTCGCTGAAGCGTTCATGTACCGCCACCACCCCCGTTATGCTCGAGTGAAAGAAATTATCGCATCCGGTGAAATCGGAGAGATTCGAGGCATTCATGCCGCATTTACGTTCAACAATCCGGATGATGCAGCCAATGTGAGGTTCGTCAAGGAAATGGGCGGCGGCTCCCTTTACGATGTAGGCTGCTATCCGATCAGCGCGGCTCGAATGATTCTTGGGGAAGAGCCGGAGGCGGTTACAACCCATGCCTTCTTCTCCCCTCAGCACGATAACGTAGATATGATGATGTCCGGACTCGTAGAATTCAGCGGCGGTGTCGCGCTTACCTTCGACTGCGGCATGTGGGCGGACTTCCGCAATACCGTTGAGGTGCTGGGCACGCGTGGACGCATTGAGATTCCTTCGGCATTTATCACACCAACGGAAGAAAGCGGCAGCTTTTATGTAATTGGGGCTGATGGACGAAGAGAAGAGCAGGTCCCTTACTTGAATCAGTATGCGCTTCAAGCTGACGACATCGCCTATGCGGCTTGGGGAAAGAAGCCGATGCGCTTCGAGCCTGCTGATGCCGTGAAGAACATGAAAGTTATTGACGCTTGCTTGAAATCTGCAGAAGAACGTTCCCGAATCGTACTTTCCTGA
- a CDS encoding helix-turn-helix transcriptional regulator, protein MYRHVMLPTLTNSAFFIFPESVGWYQNVPHHGVNREEGAWASYSLHFITSGKGYVELEGTVHTLQKGDAFLYFPYQKQRYYSSEEDPWEVRWVHFYGAHLKDFLVGEGFYRPLWTLKRWKELEDAFQELLLEAEANNILRPTKLTALTYTILTEFMSFAAPLTGSSRGTESIDRILKLLPHMQQKACEPFTLETWAEMAEVSSYYFCKLFRKATSMTPLNFITLCRIQYAKQRLIEDESCPVKEIASAAGYPSASYFNQRFQEQEGMTPSEFRQLYARGQ, encoded by the coding sequence ATGTATAGACATGTGATGCTGCCAACGCTGACCAACTCGGCGTTTTTTATTTTTCCGGAGTCGGTGGGCTGGTACCAGAATGTCCCCCATCACGGCGTGAACCGGGAGGAGGGTGCCTGGGCAAGCTATAGCCTGCATTTTATCACTTCGGGTAAAGGATATGTGGAGCTTGAAGGGACGGTACATACGCTGCAAAAAGGCGATGCTTTCTTGTACTTCCCTTATCAAAAGCAAAGGTACTACAGCAGCGAGGAAGATCCCTGGGAAGTAAGATGGGTGCACTTTTACGGAGCTCATTTAAAAGATTTTTTGGTAGGCGAGGGATTTTATCGTCCGCTTTGGACGCTCAAACGGTGGAAGGAGCTGGAGGATGCTTTTCAGGAGCTGCTGCTGGAGGCGGAAGCCAACAATATACTTCGCCCTACGAAGCTGACAGCTCTGACATATACGATTCTGACTGAATTTATGAGCTTTGCCGCTCCGCTCACCGGTTCAAGCAGAGGGACGGAGTCGATTGATCGCATCCTGAAGCTGCTGCCCCACATGCAGCAAAAGGCTTGTGAGCCTTTTACACTGGAAACTTGGGCAGAGATGGCGGAGGTGAGCTCGTATTATTTTTGCAAATTGTTCCGCAAGGCGACGTCTATGACCCCGCTCAATTTTATTACCCTGTGCCGGATCCAGTATGCCAAACAAAGGTTGATTGAGGATGAAAGCTGTCCCGTTAAGGAGATAGCCAGTGCTGCCGGTTACCCGAGCGCGAGCTACTTCAATCAGCGGTTTCAGGAACAGGAGGGAATGACCCCTAGCGAGTTCAGGCAGCTGTATGCCAGGGGTCAGTGA
- a CDS encoding DUF2238 domain-containing protein, whose amino-acid sequence MLSTREEEQSHWLSRGILFGKNRILQVIITAFTLIWIYLAIKPYSRYDWVLENLLIWAAVVFLAVMYRFFRFSNLSYLLIAIFLYLHAVGAHYSYNENIVDVWMKQLFHAKRDNFDRVVHFSYGLLLAYPLREALKVWTKLGNAWLNVLTCMIILATGAFYELIEMWVAMIVAPEIGTLFLGTQGDPWDSQHDMELALYGSILAMVVAAVVRRIRLNAYPHS is encoded by the coding sequence ATGTTGAGTACAAGGGAAGAAGAACAGAGTCATTGGCTCAGCCGCGGTATTCTTTTTGGCAAAAACCGCATCCTGCAGGTCATCATCACCGCGTTTACGCTTATATGGATTTATTTGGCGATAAAGCCATACAGCCGTTACGACTGGGTATTGGAAAATTTGTTAATATGGGCTGCGGTAGTGTTCCTGGCGGTCATGTACCGGTTCTTTCGCTTTTCGAATCTGTCGTACCTGCTGATTGCGATATTTTTATATCTTCATGCGGTGGGGGCCCACTATTCTTACAATGAGAATATCGTGGATGTATGGATGAAGCAGCTGTTTCACGCCAAACGGGATAATTTCGACCGCGTCGTTCACTTCAGCTACGGCCTGCTGCTCGCATATCCGCTTCGGGAAGCGCTGAAAGTCTGGACCAAGTTAGGCAATGCCTGGTTGAATGTATTAACATGCATGATCATATTAGCAACGGGAGCGTTCTACGAGTTGATCGAAATGTGGGTAGCGATGATCGTGGCTCCGGAGATCGGCACCTTATTCTTGGGCACACAAGGAGATCCTTGGGATTCGCAGCATGATATGGAGTTGGCTTTGTATGGTTCGATATTGGCCATGGTTGTTGCGGCGGTAGTCAGGAGGATTAGATTAAATGCATATCCCCATTCATAA
- a CDS encoding DeoR/GlpR family DNA-binding transcription regulator has translation MGKTDIRRDAIMQIIKDKGAIALTDIVQQFAVSEATARRDLEILEQEKRCIRTFGGAVLESLKVEVPFFKKMDLLTEEKKEIAEKAIRFIEDGDIIGLTGGTTTTFIAKKLNQFKNLTVITNAVNIAYELIGTPGLQLIVTGGVIRTQTFELSGPLANKTLENLSIRKTFMGVDGVSLSRGMMIYNELEAETNRCMMRRSVDTYLVADHSKFSRSSLFVIGDVQETSGIISDSNVSEGLIDTYKESGITFF, from the coding sequence ATGGGAAAGACAGATATTCGCCGAGATGCGATCATGCAGATCATTAAAGATAAAGGCGCTATTGCTCTTACCGATATCGTGCAGCAGTTTGCCGTTTCGGAAGCTACTGCGAGAAGAGATCTCGAAATACTCGAGCAGGAAAAGCGCTGCATCCGGACTTTTGGCGGGGCTGTACTGGAGAGCTTAAAGGTGGAAGTCCCCTTTTTCAAAAAGATGGATTTGCTAACGGAAGAAAAGAAGGAAATTGCCGAAAAGGCGATTCGTTTCATCGAAGACGGAGATATTATCGGACTTACAGGCGGGACCACCACCACCTTTATTGCCAAGAAGCTGAATCAGTTTAAAAATTTGACGGTCATTACCAATGCGGTGAATATCGCATATGAGCTGATCGGCACCCCCGGGCTGCAATTAATTGTTACAGGCGGCGTGATTCGTACGCAAACCTTTGAATTATCCGGTCCTCTGGCGAACAAAACGCTGGAAAACCTAAGCATACGCAAAACCTTCATGGGTGTCGACGGCGTCTCCCTCTCCCGCGGCATGATGATCTACAACGAGCTTGAAGCAGAGACCAATCGCTGCATGATGCGGAGATCCGTAGATACCTATTTGGTAGCAGATCACAGCAAATTCAGCCGGAGCTCCTTGTTTGTCATCGGAGATGTCCAGGAAACCAGCGGGATTATCAGTGATTCCAACGTCTCCGAGGGATTAATCGATACGTATAAGGAATCCGGAATCACGTTTTTCTAA